In Thiovibrio frasassiensis, one DNA window encodes the following:
- a CDS encoding c-type cytochrome — translation MQKRIVTMLTAMSLMLPAVALAASGDALFLQSCGACHKKGGKAATVNPADKAGSVWEKYFARGRHPGDMGMSDADLQTVIKYLVAHAADSDQPAAAVIPK, via the coding sequence GTGCAGAAGCGAATCGTAACAATGTTGACAGCAATGTCGCTGATGCTTCCCGCGGTCGCCTTAGCGGCCAGCGGAGACGCGCTCTTTTTACAGAGCTGTGGCGCATGTCACAAAAAGGGAGGCAAGGCGGCTACTGTGAACCCTGCCGACAAGGCCGGCAGTGTGTGGGAAAAATACTTTGCCCGAGGACGTCATCCTGGTGATATGGGCATGAGTGATGCTGATCTGCAGACGGTGATCAAGTATTTGGTGGCGCATGCAGCCGACAGTGATCAACCGGCAGCCGCGGTCATCCCCAAATAA
- a CDS encoding DUF3373 family protein, producing MKKILLTAGALLAWTSCAVAAGGQTVAIPAEDYKAILERLDTLQKRVDQMEKAESPSGKAATAAMPSKLAKDVETIYDTLDKVETKTLKDRINLGAELRTRVDSFKLKDDNILGGDGTVDHNDNYWTNRFRLNLDSEIQKNLLFTGRLAVYKNFSNQGDTAGNDASQAHVPGDSTVKLDRAYVDWIPEGMPFPLALTFGRHPSSEGPPSELKEDRLRQSTYPSLLFDGEADGVVATVGLERYLGWKNSGIRFAYGKGYQDQDTNSVSYVDNGANPYDDINVYAMFFETEIPGVRDSLMVLSALHATDINGMNIPGGDKLGNMSLYGVHAQANNVADSGFDIFLSTGINKTDPSGRTFVHPVTGADIGLLNSDGTSEHTGWSVYTGLRYNIPYKAWNNPKVGFEYNHGSEYWASFTWGPSELYNKLGTRGDAYDFYYIQPFNDNLFGRLGYTHINYNYGSMSQVFGEPGESNAELDNVYFLLDVRF from the coding sequence GTGAAAAAAATATTATTGACTGCAGGTGCATTACTGGCCTGGACAAGCTGCGCTGTAGCAGCAGGTGGCCAGACTGTGGCCATCCCGGCTGAGGACTATAAAGCGATCCTGGAGCGTCTGGACACCTTGCAGAAGCGGGTTGACCAGATGGAAAAAGCCGAAAGCCCTTCCGGTAAGGCTGCAACCGCGGCCATGCCGAGCAAGCTGGCCAAGGATGTGGAAACCATCTACGATACCTTGGACAAGGTTGAAACCAAGACGTTGAAAGACCGGATCAACCTGGGTGCCGAGCTGCGGACCAGGGTAGACAGTTTTAAGTTGAAGGATGATAATATCCTTGGCGGTGACGGTACTGTTGATCACAATGATAATTACTGGACCAACCGCTTCCGCTTGAACCTTGATTCCGAGATTCAGAAGAACCTGTTGTTCACCGGTCGTCTTGCTGTGTACAAAAATTTTTCTAACCAAGGTGATACTGCTGGCAATGATGCCAGTCAAGCCCATGTGCCTGGCGACTCCACTGTAAAGCTGGATCGTGCCTATGTGGACTGGATTCCCGAGGGCATGCCCTTCCCGCTGGCATTGACCTTTGGTCGGCATCCCTCCTCCGAGGGTCCTCCCTCCGAGTTGAAGGAAGATAGGCTACGGCAGTCCACCTACCCTTCCCTGCTCTTTGACGGCGAGGCAGATGGCGTGGTGGCCACGGTTGGTTTGGAACGGTATTTGGGTTGGAAGAACTCCGGCATCCGTTTTGCCTATGGCAAGGGGTATCAGGATCAGGATACAAATAGCGTGAGTTACGTTGATAACGGGGCCAACCCGTATGATGATATCAATGTCTATGCCATGTTTTTTGAAACCGAGATCCCTGGCGTACGGGATAGCTTGATGGTATTGAGTGCTCTTCATGCAACAGATATCAACGGCATGAACATCCCCGGAGGGGACAAGTTAGGCAATATGAGTCTGTACGGTGTCCATGCCCAGGCCAATAATGTTGCGGATTCCGGGTTTGATATCTTCCTTTCCACCGGTATTAATAAAACGGACCCAAGTGGAAGGACATTTGTGCACCCGGTAACCGGTGCAGATATTGGGCTCTTGAACAGTGATGGAACAAGCGAGCATACCGGTTGGTCGGTCTACACCGGGTTGCGCTACAACATCCCTTACAAGGCTTGGAACAACCCCAAGGTTGGCTTTGAGTACAACCACGGCAGTGAATACTGGGCCAGCTTCACCTGGGGTCCCTCTGAATTGTACAATAAGCTGGGTACCCGTGGGGATGCCTACGATTTTTACTACATCCAGCCGTTTAATGACAACCTCTTTGGCCGTTTAGGGTATACCCATATCAATTACAATTATGGGTCGATGTCTCAGGTGTTTGGCGAGCCTGGTGAATCCAACGCCGAGCTTGATAACGTCTACTTCCTGCTTGACGTTCGTTTCTAA
- a CDS encoding M48 family metalloprotease, with protein MRRIQWLILSVLVLVQPLILSCAVNPVTGKSELAFYSLSEQEEVSLGKKAFPEAIQQMQGEYEDQHLKKYVTAVGMRLVKTSHRPNLPYAFKIVNDSSPNAFAMPGGNIAITRGLLVALESEGQLAAVLGHELGHVTARHSVQNLQRGMLLNMGMLVLSASSSGTSYSGAAQQAGQLAGSILSSSYSREQEREADRLGIDYMVNAQYSPKGAVELQEFLAKKSGEGEAQWLQGLFRTHPFSQERMRDNQYYIDSKYSWAMNNEAYASGEGDFKRAMASLMKTSAAYSDYDKGRVKEQAKDLPGAIALYGQAVHKAPEQALLQNALGMAHLKNNSLADAKKYLTKAVQLDAEYFESHFGLGVLYLKENNPALAKEHLQKSMKLMPTLGSAFFLAESYEKTGELAKAQTLYGQVAAADSRGNLGRAAAARYRALGGARR; from the coding sequence ATGCGTCGTATCCAATGGCTTATCCTTTCCGTTCTTGTCCTGGTTCAGCCCTTAATCTTAAGCTGTGCGGTGAATCCTGTCACCGGCAAGTCCGAGTTGGCTTTTTACAGCTTAAGTGAACAGGAAGAGGTCTCCCTTGGCAAAAAAGCCTTTCCCGAGGCGATCCAGCAGATGCAGGGAGAATACGAGGACCAGCATCTGAAAAAGTATGTCACTGCGGTGGGTATGCGGTTGGTCAAGACCAGCCATCGTCCGAATCTTCCCTATGCTTTTAAGATCGTCAACGACTCAAGCCCCAACGCCTTTGCCATGCCCGGCGGTAATATCGCCATTACCCGCGGCTTATTGGTTGCCTTGGAGAGCGAGGGGCAACTCGCCGCGGTGCTGGGGCATGAGCTTGGCCATGTTACGGCCCGGCATTCGGTGCAGAATCTGCAACGGGGCATGCTCCTCAATATGGGGATGCTGGTTTTATCCGCTTCGAGCAGCGGCACTTCATACAGCGGAGCTGCCCAACAGGCAGGGCAGTTGGCCGGCTCTATTCTCTCCAGTTCATACAGCCGGGAGCAGGAGCGGGAGGCCGATCGGTTGGGCATCGACTATATGGTCAATGCCCAGTACAGCCCTAAAGGAGCGGTGGAGTTGCAGGAATTTTTAGCCAAGAAAAGTGGTGAGGGAGAAGCACAGTGGCTGCAGGGACTGTTCCGCACCCATCCTTTTTCTCAAGAGAGGATGCGGGATAACCAGTACTATATCGACAGCAAATACAGCTGGGCGATGAACAATGAGGCATATGCCTCCGGGGAAGGGGATTTTAAGCGGGCGATGGCATCGTTGATGAAAACCAGCGCGGCGTACAGTGATTACGATAAGGGCAGGGTAAAAGAACAGGCCAAGGACCTACCCGGAGCCATAGCCCTGTATGGGCAGGCGGTTCACAAAGCTCCGGAGCAGGCCCTGCTGCAAAATGCCCTGGGAATGGCTCACTTGAAAAATAACAGTCTTGCCGACGCCAAGAAATATCTGACTAAGGCCGTGCAACTCGACGCGGAGTATTTCGAGAGCCATTTTGGCCTTGGCGTCCTCTATCTGAAAGAGAACAATCCCGCCTTGGCCAAGGAACATCTGCAAAAAAGCATGAAGCTCATGCCTACCCTGGGCAGCGCCTTTTTTCTTGCGGAAAGCTATGAAAAAACAGGGGAGTTGGCAAAGGCTCAGACCTTATACGGTCAAGTGGCAGCGGCGGACTCTCGCGGCAACCTGGGCAGGGCAGCGGCGGCCAGATATAGAGCCCTTGGTGGGGCGCGCCGTTAG
- a CDS encoding DUF6901 family protein — protein MQPQPLVIEYLFRLRDNSEELFTIHLDPLTLATISSTDTDTLPHWTALSFAQCASCPLSEGVSPHCPVAVNLAPIVQRGEKLLSFDLVDLQVTTAERVTSQKTTAQRALSSLMGLVIATSDCPHTVFFKPMARFHLPLASEEETIFRAAATYLLAQYFVKNKGEQADFNLEKLTDLYRTIQEINLAMAKRVRSGSKTDSSVNAIVLLDMYAKALPYVIKQSLEELRYLFEPFLKTVH, from the coding sequence ATGCAACCGCAGCCACTGGTCATCGAATACCTCTTCCGCCTGCGGGACAACAGCGAAGAGCTGTTTACCATCCACCTCGATCCCCTGACCCTTGCAACCATCTCCAGTACCGACACAGACACCCTGCCCCACTGGACGGCGCTCTCCTTCGCCCAGTGCGCCAGTTGCCCGTTAAGCGAGGGTGTCTCCCCCCACTGTCCGGTCGCGGTCAACCTTGCCCCCATTGTCCAGCGGGGCGAAAAGCTTCTCTCCTTTGATCTCGTTGATCTTCAGGTGACAACCGCCGAACGAGTAACTTCCCAAAAAACCACGGCGCAAAGGGCGCTCTCCTCCCTGATGGGACTTGTTATCGCGACAAGCGACTGCCCGCACACCGTATTTTTCAAGCCCATGGCCCGCTTTCATTTACCGCTGGCCAGCGAAGAGGAGACCATCTTCCGGGCCGCGGCAACCTATTTACTGGCCCAATATTTTGTGAAAAACAAGGGTGAACAGGCAGATTTTAACCTGGAAAAATTGACGGATCTCTACCGCACCATACAGGAGATCAATCTGGCCATGGCAAAAAGGGTCCGGAGTGGGTCAAAAACAGACTCGTCCGTCAATGCCATTGTACTGCTCGACATGTACGCCAAGGCCCTACCGTATGTGATCAAACAATCGCTGGAAGAACTCCGCTACCTGTTCGAGCCGTTCCTGAAAACAGTCCACTAA
- a CDS encoding HD domain-containing phosphohydrolase produces MTSSQLFSIILVIPGIIFLIAAARLCMQTRREVPLSCVGKWRALSALNVFFIAGYLFFIAIQVRQLVFPVEIVTGLIFLGGSLFVFLVIGLSRLTISKVHEADREILRANSALVQKNTELEKEIAARLEAEGRARARLQHLTTLHGIDLVITASLDLRLTMKLFLEQTVAQLGMDAGAILLLNPHTQNLEHGADWGFEGMGIRKSKVRLGEGAAGLAAYERRVVHIPDLTEQPNPFDRRKLLQNERFITYYAVPLIAKGQVKGVFEIYCRQWFETAPEWSDFFEALAIQAAIAIDNATLFRKLQESNIELTLAYDTTIEGWAKALELRDSETEGHTQRVTELTMKVACAVGIREDELDNVRRGAVLHDIGKMAVPDSVLMKAGPLTEEEQVIMRQHPGFAFELLSPIHYLRPALDIPYCHHEWWDGTGYPRGLKGEQIPLAARIFAIADNWDALISDRRYREAWPQAKVAEHIRSLAGTHFDPNLVDIFLATV; encoded by the coding sequence ATGACTTCGAGCCAATTATTCTCCATCATCCTGGTTATTCCAGGGATAATTTTTCTGATTGCCGCGGCACGTCTCTGCATGCAGACCCGGAGGGAGGTTCCCCTTTCCTGTGTGGGGAAATGGAGGGCCTTGTCGGCCCTGAACGTTTTTTTTATTGCCGGCTACCTTTTTTTTATCGCCATTCAGGTCAGGCAGCTTGTTTTTCCCGTGGAAATCGTCACCGGTCTGATTTTTCTCGGCGGCTCCCTTTTTGTCTTTCTGGTTATCGGCCTGTCCAGGCTCACCATTTCCAAGGTGCATGAGGCGGACAGGGAAATCCTCCGGGCAAATAGCGCCCTTGTTCAGAAAAACACGGAACTTGAAAAGGAGATTGCTGCCCGTCTTGAGGCGGAAGGGCGAGCCCGGGCAAGGCTTCAGCATCTGACCACCCTGCACGGCATCGATTTGGTGATCACCGCGAGTCTGGACCTGCGGTTGACCATGAAATTATTCCTGGAGCAGACCGTGGCCCAACTGGGCATGGATGCCGGAGCCATTCTCCTGCTGAACCCCCATACCCAGAACCTGGAACATGGGGCTGACTGGGGCTTTGAGGGAATGGGCATCCGGAAATCCAAGGTGCGGCTTGGCGAGGGCGCTGCGGGGCTGGCTGCCTATGAGCGGCGGGTTGTCCATATCCCCGATCTTACCGAGCAGCCCAACCCCTTTGACCGCCGGAAGCTGCTCCAGAATGAGAGATTTATAACCTATTATGCGGTTCCCCTGATTGCCAAAGGGCAGGTGAAGGGCGTTTTTGAGATTTATTGCCGACAGTGGTTTGAGACCGCTCCCGAATGGTCCGATTTTTTCGAGGCTCTGGCCATCCAGGCGGCAATTGCCATCGATAATGCGACCCTTTTTCGGAAACTCCAGGAGTCGAATATCGAATTGACCCTGGCTTATGACACCACCATTGAAGGTTGGGCCAAGGCCTTGGAATTGCGCGATTCGGAAACCGAGGGCCATACCCAGCGGGTGACCGAGCTTACGATGAAGGTCGCCTGCGCCGTGGGCATTCGAGAGGATGAGCTTGATAATGTCCGTCGCGGCGCAGTGCTCCATGATATCGGCAAGATGGCGGTGCCCGATTCCGTTTTGATGAAGGCCGGTCCGCTCACCGAAGAAGAACAGGTGATCATGCGGCAGCATCCGGGCTTTGCCTTTGAACTGCTGTCTCCTATCCATTATCTCCGTCCGGCGCTTGATATTCCCTATTGCCACCATGAATGGTGGGACGGCACCGGCTATCCCCGCGGCCTGAAAGGCGAGCAGATCCCCCTGGCGGCCAGGATCTTTGCCATTGCCGATAACTGGGACGCTCTGATTTCGGACCGCAGGTACCGCGAGGCATGGCCGCAGGCAAAGGTTGCCGAACACATCCGTTCCTTGGCCGGAACCCACTTCGATCCGAATCTGGTGGATATCTTTCTGGCCACGGTGTGA
- a CDS encoding phospholipase D family protein has translation MKILVLVVLVFSLLLVAYGQGKSLPKGISMEGGLRAAPDIEFLADYTYQRDGRPVREQVIFKRMCRIIDGAERFVLLDLFLFNTVHPPGETFPALADEMTRRLVEKKQRSPQVDIVLVTDTINRGYGAEEPEHFKRLRASGVRIIYTDTTRLRDSNFIYSAWWRLLAQWFGTEGTGWLPSPFAKNGPAMSMRGYLSLLNFKANHRKVVVNEKEALITSANPHDASGYHSNIAFIAQGAVVQDVVASEVAVASFSGEPFPRWQIPARSESGEVHLRLLTEGKIKSRLLQTLARCGKGSSVRMAMFYLSDRQVIAGLLDAEARGAEVRLLLDPNKDAFGRKKNGIPNRPVARELVDKSQGRIAVRWYGTHGEQFHSKLTIMSLPEETVLIGGSANLTRRNIDDLNLETCLEVTAPADSPVVRQASGYFERIWRNEDGIYSLDFDAFAEQSALRYAVYRFQEWSGMGTF, from the coding sequence TTGAAGATTCTTGTGCTTGTGGTGCTTGTTTTTTCGTTGCTCCTTGTGGCCTATGGACAAGGGAAGTCTCTGCCAAAAGGAATCTCAATGGAGGGGGGGCTTCGCGCAGCACCGGATATCGAGTTTCTCGCTGATTATACCTATCAGCGGGATGGCCGGCCGGTGCGCGAGCAGGTCATTTTTAAGCGGATGTGCCGCATCATTGACGGGGCAGAGCGTTTTGTTCTGCTCGATCTTTTTTTATTCAATACCGTGCATCCCCCGGGGGAGACTTTTCCTGCCCTGGCTGACGAGATGACCCGCCGGCTCGTGGAAAAAAAACAGCGTTCGCCCCAGGTGGACATCGTTTTGGTCACCGATACCATCAACCGCGGTTACGGGGCCGAGGAACCGGAACATTTTAAGCGGCTGCGGGCAAGCGGGGTGCGGATCATTTACACGGACACCACCAGGCTGCGCGATTCCAACTTCATCTATTCGGCCTGGTGGCGGCTTTTGGCGCAATGGTTCGGAACGGAAGGGACTGGTTGGCTGCCGTCTCCCTTTGCTAAAAATGGTCCTGCCATGTCGATGCGGGGGTATTTGAGCTTGCTCAACTTCAAGGCCAATCATCGCAAGGTTGTGGTCAATGAAAAAGAAGCGCTCATAACCTCCGCCAACCCCCATGACGCCAGCGGGTATCATTCCAACATCGCTTTTATTGCCCAGGGGGCGGTGGTGCAAGATGTCGTAGCCTCGGAAGTTGCGGTGGCAAGCTTCTCCGGAGAGCCTTTCCCCCGCTGGCAGATCCCGGCACGTTCCGAATCCGGCGAGGTCCATCTGCGTCTGCTCACCGAAGGGAAGATCAAGTCGCGCCTTCTGCAGACCCTTGCCCGTTGCGGGAAAGGGTCCTCGGTGCGGATGGCCATGTTCTATCTCTCCGATCGTCAGGTGATTGCTGGGCTTCTTGATGCGGAGGCCAGAGGGGCCGAGGTCCGGCTGCTCCTTGATCCCAACAAGGATGCTTTCGGCCGCAAGAAAAATGGGATTCCCAACCGGCCGGTGGCCCGGGAGCTGGTCGATAAATCCCAGGGCCGGATCGCGGTGCGCTGGTATGGAACGCACGGCGAGCAGTTTCACTCCAAGTTAACCATAATGAGCTTGCCGGAGGAGACCGTACTCATCGGCGGATCGGCAAATCTGACCCGAAGGAATATTGACGACCTGAACCTGGAGACCTGCCTTGAGGTGACTGCCCCGGCGGATTCGCCGGTGGTCCGGCAGGCAAGCGGGTATTTCGAGCGGATCTGGCGCAATGAGGATGGGATCTATTCTCTTGATTTTGACGCATTTGCGGAGCAATCGGCGTTGAGGTATGCCGTGTATCGTTTCCAGGAGTGGAGCGGGATGGGTACATTTTAA
- a CDS encoding hybrid sensor histidine kinase/response regulator has translation MNEKILVVDNQPLMLRLMSNFLGKKGYAVKTAPDSLTALTVLADFVPDIMFVDMVMPNISGDKLCRIVRSMPELKNVCIIILSAIAAEEKIDYASFGANACIAKGPFGDIEEHISQVLAAHQNKEELAFPGVVGIESVYQREITKELLSSRKHFEVVLGNIGEGIVECNAEGMIVYVNAAGAAFLGAREERILAAKFFDFFDPSIRQEVTGVFAGLGDRPIALGEEAVLLLKGRRVAMIVLPIVDAGQRTAIVIIQDITERKAAEEKLASYRDHLEKMVVARTAELSHTNEQLRKEGLERRSAEERMGEAQREWERTFDAVADIITLQDASLRLTRVNKATCRILQKTPEELLGRYCYEVFRGVSEPCPGCVEHLASLERKSYSQEFFHPELKKTFLLTATPVMDDQGRISGVTHFAKDISEQKKLESQLLQAQKMEAIGTLAGGIAHDFNNILAAVVGYTELAMMDLQEDMPAYAKLEEVTLAGKRARDLVAQILTFSRHSEAKREPLELRSIVKEAMKLLRASLPSTIEMKQEISDQPCWALADPVQIHQVLMNLCINAAQAMRGQGGTLLVALGPEVIDEARAAVHPDLKPGRYVHLGVRDSGKGIAEDVVGRIFEPFFTTKQTGEGTGMGLAVVHGIVKNHQGAIEVASLPGEGTVFDLYFPCITEVGEEVGIARSASSPSRGTERILFVDDEPALAELGKQALGALGYQVQSYADSLEALKRFLADPEDFDLVITDLTMPGMTGAQLAAKILALRPAIPVILTTGYSDILTEEEVKELGVHEYLLKPFGTGRLAEVVRRVLDANGQ, from the coding sequence ATGAATGAAAAAATTCTGGTAGTGGACAACCAACCGCTGATGCTCCGGCTGATGAGCAATTTCCTGGGCAAAAAAGGCTATGCGGTGAAAACCGCGCCGGACAGCCTGACCGCCTTGACCGTTCTTGCCGATTTTGTTCCGGATATCATGTTTGTGGACATGGTCATGCCCAATATCAGCGGCGACAAGCTGTGTCGGATTGTGCGTTCCATGCCTGAATTGAAAAACGTCTGCATTATCATCCTCTCCGCCATCGCCGCAGAAGAAAAGATCGACTACGCCTCTTTCGGCGCCAATGCCTGCATCGCCAAGGGTCCTTTCGGAGATATCGAAGAGCACATCTCGCAGGTGCTTGCCGCGCACCAAAACAAGGAAGAATTAGCCTTTCCCGGGGTTGTTGGGATAGAGAGCGTGTACCAGCGGGAAATCACCAAGGAGTTGTTGAGCTCAAGGAAGCATTTCGAGGTTGTCCTCGGCAATATCGGCGAAGGGATTGTCGAGTGCAACGCCGAAGGGATGATTGTCTATGTCAATGCCGCCGGCGCCGCCTTCCTTGGTGCCCGGGAAGAACGCATTCTGGCGGCGAAATTTTTTGATTTTTTCGACCCAAGCATCCGGCAGGAAGTGACAGGTGTTTTCGCTGGCTTGGGCGACCGTCCCATTGCCCTCGGCGAGGAGGCAGTCCTGTTATTGAAAGGGCGGAGGGTTGCCATGATTGTTTTGCCGATTGTCGATGCCGGCCAGCGCACGGCCATCGTGATCATTCAGGACATTACCGAACGTAAGGCGGCGGAAGAGAAGCTTGCCAGCTATCGGGATCATTTGGAAAAGATGGTGGTGGCGCGCACGGCAGAGCTTTCCCATACAAATGAGCAGCTCCGCAAGGAGGGCCTTGAACGCCGCTCTGCCGAAGAACGGATGGGAGAGGCCCAACGGGAGTGGGAGCGGACCTTTGACGCCGTGGCTGACATCATTACCCTGCAGGATGCCTCTCTGCGTCTGACCAGGGTCAACAAGGCGACCTGTCGCATTTTGCAAAAAACACCGGAGGAGTTGCTCGGCCGCTATTGTTACGAGGTGTTCCGGGGAGTCAGCGAACCGTGCCCGGGTTGCGTGGAGCATCTTGCCTCCCTGGAGCGCAAGTCCTACAGCCAAGAGTTTTTTCATCCCGAACTGAAAAAGACCTTTCTGCTCACCGCCACTCCGGTCATGGATGACCAGGGGAGGATCAGCGGGGTCACCCATTTCGCCAAGGATATCAGCGAACAGAAAAAGTTGGAGTCTCAGCTCCTGCAGGCCCAAAAGATGGAGGCCATCGGCACCCTGGCCGGCGGCATTGCCCATGATTTCAACAATATCCTTGCCGCGGTGGTGGGCTACACCGAGCTGGCCATGATGGATCTGCAAGAGGATATGCCCGCCTATGCCAAGTTGGAGGAAGTGACCCTGGCCGGCAAGCGGGCCAGGGATCTGGTGGCGCAGATTCTTACCTTCAGCAGGCACAGTGAGGCGAAGCGGGAGCCCCTTGAGTTGCGGAGCATCGTCAAGGAGGCCATGAAGCTGCTCAGGGCTTCCTTGCCCAGCACCATCGAAATGAAACAGGAAATCAGCGATCAGCCCTGTTGGGCTTTGGCGGATCCGGTGCAGATCCACCAGGTGTTGATGAATCTCTGTATCAATGCCGCCCAGGCCATGCGCGGGCAAGGGGGCACTCTTTTGGTTGCCCTGGGTCCCGAAGTGATTGATGAGGCCCGCGCTGCTGTGCATCCGGACCTCAAGCCCGGGCGCTATGTCCATTTGGGGGTGCGGGATAGCGGCAAGGGAATAGCAGAGGATGTGGTGGGGCGGATCTTCGAGCCGTTTTTTACCACAAAACAAACCGGGGAAGGAACCGGGATGGGGCTTGCCGTGGTCCACGGGATAGTGAAAAATCATCAGGGCGCGATTGAGGTTGCCAGCTTGCCGGGGGAGGGAACGGTTTTCGATCTTTATTTCCCCTGCATTACGGAGGTGGGGGAGGAGGTAGGCATCGCCCGGAGCGCTTCTTCTCCCTCCCGGGGCACGGAACGTATCCTCTTTGTTGATGATGAGCCTGCTCTGGCCGAATTGGGGAAGCAGGCCCTTGGTGCCTTGGGATACCAGGTTCAGTCCTATGCCGACAGTCTGGAGGCATTGAAGCGGTTTCTTGCCGACCCCGAGGATTTTGATCTGGTTATCACCGATCTGACCATGCCGGGCATGACCGGGGCCCAGCTTGCCGCAAAGATCCTCGCCTTGCGCCCAGCAATTCCGGTGATTCTCACCACCGGATACAGCGACATCCTTACCGAGGAAGAGGTCAAGGAACTTGGGGTGCATGAGTATCTGCTCAAGCCCTTTGGTACCGGAAGGCTGGCAGAGGTGGTGCGGCGGGTGCTTGATGCCAATGGACAATGA
- a CDS encoding sensor histidine kinase, whose protein sequence is MPMDNEWQQGEIFSLRMRKSILNILSFLGGAVLLSLLSLLHPGHLRADFSLETSLLLLFGGCSGIFLRLWLVQRWESRIREANLLLLVRTVRRIHLLLAGRKSRDELLQGICRILVDEAHYCTAWLALLDKEGAVVRSGEVGLAEQFSRVRQGMEQGIFPVCVKKAMSGNGLVVSDQASRCPDCPLAAKDADRVCFTARLGHRNQNYGLLSISTSAAHKYNSEERLLFGEIARDVGQAFYLMELEEQRLMSENRFRELVENSLAGILLIQDNAIIYRNPEQKRLFGPLPGKFRANAFAGVHPEDLEKVEAAYGRVSRGEVATVDLDFRFYPLQKDSGAPGMKWVFCRASRIEYQGRETVLVSMVDITRNRELEQIVRVQDKMSSLGRVAAGIAHEIRNPLSGINIYLDTLAKMFVRGENLDTVGEIITQVKGASGKIEAVIRRVMDFSKPGHPRLILTDINQPVENALSLCGATLRKHRVELEKELACTLPRCRLDATLIEQVVLNLLTNAAEALRQSEAKRIRVRTALEQGAVVIRVADSGPGIAEGLRDKVFDPFYTTKSDGTGIGLSLCQRILNDHHGTLIVEESGWGGAEFVVSLAPESERDDGSL, encoded by the coding sequence ATGCCAATGGACAATGAGTGGCAGCAGGGCGAAATCTTTTCTCTCCGGATGCGCAAAAGCATCCTGAACATCCTTTCTTTTCTCGGAGGGGCGGTGCTCCTCTCCCTCCTCTCACTGTTACATCCCGGGCATCTGCGTGCTGATTTTTCTCTGGAGACCAGCTTGTTGTTGCTGTTCGGCGGCTGCAGCGGGATATTCCTTCGGCTTTGGCTTGTGCAGCGCTGGGAGTCCAGGATCCGGGAGGCCAATCTCCTTTTGCTTGTGCGGACGGTGCGCCGGATCCATCTGCTGCTGGCCGGGAGAAAGAGCCGTGACGAGTTACTCCAGGGAATTTGTCGAATTTTGGTTGACGAAGCCCATTATTGCACGGCCTGGCTTGCCTTGCTGGACAAAGAGGGGGCGGTGGTCCGCTCTGGTGAAGTGGGTTTGGCCGAACAATTTTCCCGGGTGCGCCAGGGGATGGAACAGGGGATCTTTCCAGTCTGCGTGAAAAAGGCCATGTCCGGAAATGGGCTGGTGGTGAGCGACCAGGCAAGCCGTTGTCCGGACTGCCCCCTGGCTGCAAAGGATGCGGACAGGGTTTGTTTTACCGCCAGACTCGGTCACCGGAATCAGAATTATGGGCTATTGAGTATTTCCACCTCGGCGGCCCATAAGTACAATTCTGAAGAACGGCTGCTCTTTGGCGAGATAGCCCGAGATGTGGGACAGGCCTTCTATCTTATGGAGCTTGAGGAACAGCGGCTCATGAGCGAAAACAGGTTCCGGGAGTTGGTGGAAAATTCCCTGGCTGGGATTCTCCTGATTCAAGACAATGCGATCATCTATCGCAATCCCGAACAGAAAAGACTTTTTGGCCCGCTTCCCGGCAAGTTCCGGGCAAACGCCTTTGCCGGCGTGCATCCCGAGGATCTGGAAAAGGTAGAGGCTGCTTATGGCAGGGTCAGTCGCGGTGAAGTTGCCACCGTGGATCTTGATTTCCGCTTTTATCCGCTGCAGAAGGATAGCGGAGCCCCGGGCATGAAATGGGTCTTCTGCCGGGCCAGCCGCATCGAGTATCAGGGGCGGGAAACGGTGCTGGTCAGCATGGTCGACATCACCCGGAACCGGGAGCTGGAACAGATTGTCCGGGTGCAGGACAAGATGTCTTCTCTTGGCCGGGTGGCTGCGGGCATTGCCCATGAGATCCGCAACCCCTTGTCCGGCATCAATATCTATCTCGATACCCTGGCCAAGATGTTTGTCCGTGGGGAGAACTTGGATACGGTGGGCGAGATCATTACCCAGGTGAAAGGTGCCTCCGGAAAAATAGAGGCGGTGATCCGGCGGGTTATGGATTTTTCAAAGCCGGGGCATCCGCGGCTGATCCTGACTGATATCAATCAGCCGGTGGAAAATGCTCTTTCCCTGTGCGGGGCCACCTTGCGGAAACACAGGGTGGAGTTGGAAAAAGAGCTGGCCTGCACCTTGCCCCGCTGTCGTCTTGATGCCACCCTGATCGAACAGGTCGTTCTCAATCTTTTGACCAATGCGGCTGAAGCCCTGCGTCAGTCCGAAGCCAAACGGATAAGGGTGCGGACCGCTCTTGAACAGGGGGCCGTGGTCATCCGCGTCGCTGATTCTGGGCCGGGAATCGCGGAAGGGTTGCGGGATAAGGTTTTCGATCCGTTTTACACCACCAAGAGTGACGGGACCGGCATCGGCCTGAGTCTGTGTCAGCGGATCCTGAATGATCATCACGGGACATTGATCGTGGAGGAGAGCGGTTGGGGCGGCGCTGAATTTGTTGTTTCCTTGGCCCCTGAGTCGGAGAGAGACGATGGATCCCTATAG